From Parasphaerochaeta coccoides DSM 17374, a single genomic window includes:
- a CDS encoding L-cysteine desulfidase family protein, with the protein MKKTEQNYQHYVGILKEELIPAGGCTEPVAIAYVAATARKVLGVMPERMDVFASGNLIKNAMGVYIPNGGNLRGVGAAAVLGVVGGNADRKLEVLLDMPTGKVIEARKLLEQNFCAVSVLEHSEALHLIVRVQAGADWVEVELKNAHTHIVRIEKNGAVVFCCDDEEMVRDGLTDHKCLNIAQIVDFADTCDIGDVEEVLDRQISCNLRIAEEGLKNDWGVNVGKLYYRNGKLLQAYAASASDARMGGCDLPVVIVCGSGNQGATASLPVILYAREKGLSHERLLRALVLSNLIVIHLKRGIGRLSAYCGVVCAATGSGCALTYLDGGTLHQIEQTITNSLGTASGVICDGAKPSCAAKIALCLESAIMAHQLAMEGQAFQSGEGIVMDSVEKTIDAVGCMASKGMYATDCVILNLMTKEKE; encoded by the coding sequence ATGAAGAAGACAGAACAGAATTATCAGCACTATGTGGGCATATTAAAGGAAGAACTGATTCCTGCCGGGGGATGTACGGAACCTGTCGCCATTGCTTATGTGGCGGCGACAGCCCGTAAGGTCTTGGGTGTCATGCCTGAACGCATGGATGTTTTTGCGAGCGGCAATCTGATTAAGAATGCTATGGGTGTCTACATTCCCAATGGAGGGAACCTGCGTGGTGTTGGCGCGGCAGCGGTTCTTGGTGTTGTCGGGGGCAATGCTGACAGAAAGCTGGAGGTTCTGCTGGATATGCCCACGGGCAAGGTCATCGAGGCGCGGAAGTTGTTGGAACAGAATTTCTGTGCGGTCAGCGTTCTGGAACATTCAGAGGCTTTGCATCTGATTGTCAGGGTACAGGCAGGAGCAGACTGGGTTGAAGTCGAACTGAAGAATGCCCACACGCATATCGTTCGCATAGAAAAAAACGGCGCAGTCGTTTTCTGTTGTGATGACGAGGAAATGGTACGTGATGGATTGACTGACCACAAGTGCCTGAATATAGCACAAATCGTAGACTTCGCGGACACGTGTGACATAGGGGATGTCGAAGAAGTCCTTGACCGGCAGATCTCCTGCAATCTGAGAATAGCGGAAGAAGGATTGAAGAATGACTGGGGTGTCAATGTCGGCAAGCTTTATTACAGAAACGGGAAGCTTCTCCAAGCATATGCCGCATCAGCGTCTGATGCCCGCATGGGGGGATGCGACCTGCCGGTCGTGATTGTCTGCGGCAGCGGAAACCAAGGCGCGACAGCTTCCCTGCCTGTCATCCTCTATGCCCGTGAGAAAGGGCTATCCCATGAACGCCTCCTGCGGGCGTTGGTACTTTCCAACCTGATTGTAATCCATCTGAAAAGGGGGATTGGTCGGCTTTCCGCGTATTGTGGAGTTGTCTGTGCCGCCACGGGTAGTGGCTGTGCCCTTACGTATCTCGATGGAGGGACTCTGCATCAGATTGAGCAGACAATTACCAATTCCCTGGGCACTGCTTCAGGTGTGATATGTGATGGCGCAAAACCCTCATGTGCCGCGAAGATTGCCCTGTGCCTGGAAAGTGCGATCATGGCTCACCAGTTGGCAATGGAAGGGCAGGCTTTTCAGTCGGGAGAGGGCATTGTGATGGATTCTGTTGAGAAAACCATAGATGCCGTCGGATGTATGGCGAGCAAAGGCATGTATGCTACGGATTGTGTCATTCTCAATCTCATGACAAAGGAAAAGGAATAA
- the aroE gene encoding shikimate dehydrogenase — translation MKKQNYLDCLVGVFGQPVAENPGVVIQEAAFKALELDHWRFLTIDVDKDQLENAIKGLKAFKMRGINCTIPHKIAVMEYLDEISESARMIGAVNTIINDGGQLFGENTDGKGFMMSLASSGVQVEGQKAVVFGAGGAARAICVEMALAGVKTITIVNRPQDRTLGDELVSILTTRTNVEVLYEDWHGLFPIPANTNIVIHATSVGLYPDVHVIPHIDLDTLSSSMFVQDVIPNPIETALIKELCRRGIPCSTGAGMLVNQAALNIEMWTGLKPDKTLMLEALEKAVQA, via the coding sequence ATGAAAAAACAGAATTATCTTGATTGTCTGGTGGGAGTATTCGGTCAGCCTGTCGCGGAGAATCCCGGTGTTGTGATACAAGAGGCGGCTTTCAAAGCCTTGGAACTGGATCATTGGAGATTCTTGACCATCGATGTGGACAAAGATCAATTGGAAAATGCCATCAAAGGGTTGAAAGCATTTAAGATGAGGGGAATCAACTGCACGATTCCCCATAAAATAGCTGTCATGGAGTATCTTGATGAGATTTCTGAAAGCGCAAGAATGATTGGCGCGGTCAATACGATCATCAATGATGGTGGACAGCTGTTCGGAGAGAATACTGATGGAAAAGGATTCATGATGTCGCTCGCCTCCAGTGGAGTACAGGTTGAAGGACAAAAGGCCGTAGTTTTTGGCGCTGGCGGCGCGGCACGCGCCATCTGTGTGGAAATGGCGCTTGCGGGTGTAAAAACGATTACTATTGTCAATCGTCCGCAAGATCGCACGTTGGGAGATGAGCTTGTCAGTATTCTGACTACCCGGACCAATGTGGAGGTACTCTATGAAGATTGGCATGGCTTATTTCCGATTCCTGCGAATACGAATATCGTAATACACGCCACATCAGTAGGGCTGTACCCAGATGTACACGTTATTCCACACATTGACTTGGACACCCTCAGTTCCTCTATGTTTGTTCAAGATGTAATTCCGAACCCCATAGAAACAGCTCTCATCAAAGAATTGTGCAGGAGAGGAATCCCGTGTTCTACAGGCGCTGGCATGCTGGTCAATCAGGCGGCATTGAATATTGAGATGTGGACAGGATTGAAGCCTGACAAGACGCTTATGCTGGAAGCTCTTGAGAAAGCCGTACAAGCATAG
- a CDS encoding radical SAM protein: protein MEAVLLNIQHFCLHDGPGIRSTIFFKGCNLRCHWCANPESISMKVRPELEESLGGRIWKLEEVLHDVLKDKVFYDESGGGVTLSGGEPLLQADFACALCDALHAHGVAVAIETAACVPEQTFMKVFEKLDVAHIDLKHWNDASYRQGTGAGIDLVLSNIRRALAGSIPVFLRIPIIPGFNDSLEDARQFGNVLADVGANAVQLLPFHQFGEKKYEKLALEYSMNGIAQLHDEDVQDYASVLKESGLHVQISG from the coding sequence ATGGAAGCGGTATTGCTCAATATTCAGCATTTTTGTCTCCATGATGGACCGGGAATCCGTTCCACCATTTTTTTCAAAGGATGTAATCTCAGATGCCATTGGTGCGCAAACCCTGAATCCATCTCCATGAAGGTACGGCCTGAACTTGAAGAAAGTTTGGGAGGAAGAATATGGAAGCTGGAGGAAGTTCTTCACGATGTATTGAAAGACAAAGTGTTTTACGATGAAAGCGGTGGTGGTGTGACCTTGTCAGGGGGGGAGCCTTTGCTTCAGGCAGATTTCGCTTGCGCCCTCTGTGACGCTTTGCATGCGCACGGTGTCGCCGTTGCCATTGAGACTGCCGCCTGCGTACCAGAACAGACATTCATGAAAGTTTTTGAAAAGTTAGACGTAGCCCATATCGATCTCAAGCATTGGAACGATGCATCCTATCGGCAAGGAACAGGGGCGGGAATAGATCTGGTTCTCTCAAACATCCGTAGAGCTCTCGCAGGATCCATTCCCGTGTTTTTACGTATTCCCATTATTCCCGGATTCAACGATAGCCTGGAGGATGCCCGCCAGTTTGGAAACGTGCTGGCCGATGTCGGTGCGAATGCCGTGCAGTTATTGCCCTTCCACCAATTTGGTGAAAAAAAATATGAAAAACTGGCACTGGAATACTCTATGAATGGCATTGCCCAACTCCACGATGAAGACGTGCAGGACTATGCTTCAGTTCTTAAAGAATCGGGGCTTCACGTCCAAATCAGCGGATAG
- a CDS encoding rhomboid family intramembrane serine protease, whose translation MKNSFLNRRLGYSYANYTLRLIIVNILVFILTEYIYPSGYVLSGGQLYYTPGVTYYLAMRPALVMKGYVWQFISYMFVHSGVSHILFNMLGLFIFGSMVERRIGSREFLLFYMLTGIVSGVFSFIAYMAAGTSAVSLVGASGVIYGIMLMFATFFPDARIFVFGIFPVRAPMLVIIYFAIELFSQIRGGGNVAHLTHLAGLGVAYLYSVLRFRIKPFSVWFGRR comes from the coding sequence ATGAAGAACAGTTTTCTAAACCGTCGCCTGGGGTATTCTTATGCGAATTACACCCTCAGACTCATCATCGTCAACATTTTGGTCTTCATCCTGACCGAATACATCTATCCTTCCGGCTATGTCTTGTCAGGAGGACAGCTCTACTACACTCCAGGAGTCACCTATTACCTTGCCATGCGACCGGCCTTGGTGATGAAAGGATACGTCTGGCAGTTTATCAGCTATATGTTCGTTCATTCCGGAGTCTCCCACATCCTTTTCAACATGCTTGGACTATTCATCTTCGGCAGCATGGTGGAAAGACGGATAGGCTCCCGTGAGTTCCTGCTGTTCTACATGCTTACGGGCATAGTGTCCGGTGTATTCAGTTTCATCGCTTACATGGCAGCGGGAACTTCGGCTGTTTCCTTGGTGGGTGCATCGGGAGTGATTTATGGAATCATGCTCATGTTCGCAACATTCTTCCCGGATGCCAGGATATTCGTATTCGGCATATTTCCGGTACGGGCGCCGATGTTAGTCATCATCTACTTTGCCATCGAACTTTTCAGCCAGATAAGAGGAGGCGGAAATGTCGCCCATCTCACCCATCTGGCGGGACTGGGAGTCGCATACCTGTACAGTGTGTTGCGTTTCCGCATCAAACCTTTTTCTGTCTGGTTCGGACGACGGTAA
- a CDS encoding adenosine deaminase has protein sequence MYCTDMVTREIIHKAPKVELHDHLDGGLRPATVLELAKEYNVSIPADNADALAEWFVLGSKRKSLSLYLETFEVTVSVLQTMEALRRAACEAMEDLAADNVVYAEIRFAPSLHRRKGLKGEEIVSAVLAGLEDGRRVTGMEYGLIICAMRGQNPALSREAAELAIAFRDRGVVGFDLAGDEAGNPPRKHLDAFQYIRNQNFNLTIHAGEAFGVESIWQAIQVCGAQRIGHGTRLVEDMLIHDGRVADMGTLSHFILDRRIPMEVCLTSNVGTGAAKDFASHPFRLFFQNKFRVFLCTDNRLVSGTTLTDEYAIAAHAYGLSLDDIEKLNINAMKSAFLHHEQKLSLIYKVIKKGYAELRQGIGTV, from the coding sequence GTGTATTGTACAGATATGGTGACAAGAGAAATCATACACAAGGCTCCGAAAGTGGAGTTGCACGACCATCTTGACGGAGGGCTCCGGCCCGCTACAGTCCTTGAGCTAGCAAAGGAATACAATGTTTCAATTCCGGCGGACAATGCTGATGCTCTCGCCGAATGGTTCGTCCTGGGCAGCAAACGCAAAAGCCTTTCACTTTATCTGGAAACTTTTGAAGTGACTGTCAGCGTCCTGCAAACAATGGAAGCCCTCCGCCGTGCCGCATGTGAGGCCATGGAGGACTTGGCGGCGGATAATGTGGTCTATGCTGAAATACGTTTTGCCCCATCCTTGCATAGGCGAAAAGGGCTGAAAGGTGAAGAAATTGTGTCAGCGGTCCTGGCCGGACTGGAAGACGGACGGCGGGTGACCGGCATGGAATACGGCTTGATAATCTGTGCCATGCGTGGACAGAACCCCGCCCTGTCACGTGAAGCCGCTGAACTTGCCATAGCGTTCCGGGACCGGGGAGTCGTCGGCTTTGACCTGGCCGGTGATGAGGCAGGCAATCCTCCCCGCAAGCATCTGGATGCATTCCAGTACATCCGCAACCAAAACTTCAACCTCACCATCCATGCCGGTGAAGCTTTCGGCGTCGAATCAATCTGGCAGGCCATCCAAGTCTGCGGCGCCCAGCGCATAGGCCATGGAACCCGGCTGGTGGAGGACATGCTCATCCATGACGGCAGGGTGGCGGACATGGGTACGCTTTCCCACTTCATCCTCGACCGCCGCATCCCCATGGAGGTATGCCTGACCAGCAATGTAGGCACGGGAGCGGCCAAGGATTTCGCGTCGCATCCCTTCCGTCTTTTTTTTCAGAATAAGTTCCGCGTGTTCCTCTGCACGGACAACCGTTTGGTCAGCGGGACGACACTGACCGACGAATACGCCATAGCAGCCCACGCATATGGATTATCCTTGGACGACATTGAAAAGCTGAACATCAATGCAATGAAATCTGCGTTCCTCCACCATGAGCAGAAACTCAGCCTCATCTACAAAGTGATCAAAAAAGGATATGCGGAGCTCCGTCAGGGCATAGGCACAGTCTGA
- a CDS encoding ankyrin repeat domain-containing protein: MAKNTETLNRKLLAAAVKATKAKVVKDLLMKGADANCHNEWGMTPLMLAAQYNKNVAVTKALLAAGADIREVEPKYCSNALHLAADKAENPKVIEALLDAGADLNVRNYLGETPLIMAVNANPETRIVSTLLKEGADVNARDYQGHSVLEYAKAGKRNYIISQLKKKGAT, translated from the coding sequence ATGGCGAAGAATACGGAAACTCTAAACAGGAAACTCCTTGCCGCAGCGGTCAAGGCTACGAAGGCGAAGGTCGTCAAGGATCTTTTGATGAAGGGTGCTGATGCCAACTGTCATAATGAATGGGGGATGACACCTTTGATGCTTGCCGCCCAATACAACAAGAATGTGGCTGTAACCAAGGCTTTGCTGGCGGCAGGCGCGGACATCCGTGAAGTAGAGCCCAAGTATTGTTCCAATGCCCTGCATCTCGCCGCGGACAAAGCTGAGAATCCCAAGGTCATAGAAGCCCTGCTTGATGCCGGAGCGGACTTGAACGTGCGTAATTACCTGGGAGAGACACCCTTGATCATGGCGGTCAACGCCAACCCTGAAACGAGGATTGTTTCAACCCTGCTCAAGGAAGGAGCCGACGTGAACGCCCGTGACTACCAAGGCCATTCCGTCCTGGAGTACGCAAAGGCAGGCAAACGGAACTACATCATATCCCAGCTGAAAAAGAAGGGTGCGACGTAA
- a CDS encoding proline--tRNA ligase, with protein sequence MRMSALFSKTLREAPSGADAKGYELLLRAGFIRQLGAGIFTMLPLGYRSVKKIESIIRQEMDAIGGQEILMPVVNPADIWKSTGRYYSIDKEMSRFQDRVGRDMVLAMTHEEAVTDVAKGEIDSYKRLPQLVYQLQTKWRDDPRPRAGLIRVREFTMKDSYSFDRDQAGMEKQYRAHYSAYFRIFGHAGLPVTVVGSDSGMMGGKIAHEYMYLSPVGEDTIITCPGCGYTANRQVATFKKTFFPEAPRPRKEVETPEARTIEELCAYLKIEPARTAKALFMMGTFVDTATGTESQRLIVGIVRGDLDIEENKLQNAAKANSLRPAHADEIKAAGMEPGFGSPIGAREDVMVIVDDSVSCSNNLVAGANKPGCHYVDTNHGVDYSGTVADIASAAAGHGCPVCGEPLCVSKGVEVGNIFQLGTRYSEAMGCLYQDEDGVRKPVIMGSYGIGVGRMLACLAEEYHDDSGLALPVTVAPYQVHLVSLVKDEQVGDTIYGRLTHAGIEVLYDDRKESAGVKFADADLLGMPIRITVGNRSLKEGKVEVKLRSQPDEIHTFDLADLEKEIIALADSMEKNLKEKIIHAELE encoded by the coding sequence ATGAGAATGTCAGCTCTTTTTTCCAAGACGTTACGCGAAGCTCCCTCCGGAGCCGATGCCAAGGGGTATGAGCTCCTGTTGCGTGCTGGTTTCATCCGGCAACTTGGCGCAGGCATCTTCACCATGCTCCCCCTCGGCTACCGTTCAGTAAAGAAGATTGAATCCATCATCCGCCAGGAAATGGATGCCATCGGCGGCCAAGAAATCCTCATGCCAGTGGTCAACCCCGCGGACATCTGGAAAAGCACAGGGCGCTATTACAGCATCGACAAAGAAATGAGCCGATTCCAGGATCGTGTAGGACGGGACATGGTGCTGGCGATGACCCACGAAGAAGCTGTCACTGATGTTGCGAAAGGCGAGATAGACAGCTATAAGCGGTTGCCCCAGCTTGTCTACCAGCTCCAGACCAAATGGCGTGATGATCCCCGTCCCCGCGCCGGACTCATCAGGGTACGTGAGTTCACCATGAAGGACAGCTACAGCTTTGACCGTGACCAAGCAGGTATGGAAAAGCAATACCGCGCTCATTACAGCGCCTATTTCCGCATCTTCGGGCACGCAGGGCTTCCTGTGACCGTCGTCGGGTCAGACAGCGGCATGATGGGCGGAAAGATAGCCCATGAATACATGTACCTGTCTCCGGTCGGGGAAGATACCATCATCACCTGTCCCGGATGCGGCTATACTGCGAATCGCCAGGTAGCGACATTCAAGAAAACTTTCTTCCCCGAAGCCCCGCGTCCCCGCAAGGAAGTGGAGACTCCTGAAGCCAGGACCATTGAAGAACTCTGTGCATATTTGAAAATAGAACCGGCACGTACTGCCAAGGCGCTGTTCATGATGGGGACTTTCGTAGATACCGCCACCGGTACTGAAAGCCAACGACTCATTGTCGGTATTGTACGCGGAGACCTGGACATTGAGGAAAACAAGCTCCAGAACGCCGCCAAGGCCAATTCCCTCCGTCCTGCCCATGCTGATGAAATCAAGGCCGCCGGCATGGAGCCGGGATTCGGTTCCCCCATTGGGGCGAGGGAGGATGTCATGGTCATCGTCGATGACAGCGTATCCTGCTCCAACAACCTTGTGGCAGGGGCGAACAAACCCGGCTGCCATTACGTGGACACGAACCATGGCGTTGATTATTCCGGAACTGTCGCGGACATCGCTTCCGCCGCAGCAGGTCATGGCTGCCCTGTTTGCGGAGAGCCGCTTTGCGTATCCAAGGGAGTCGAGGTTGGGAACATCTTCCAGCTGGGAACCCGTTATAGCGAAGCCATGGGCTGCCTTTACCAAGATGAAGACGGCGTGCGCAAGCCTGTGATCATGGGCTCCTACGGCATCGGGGTGGGCAGGATGCTGGCTTGTCTGGCGGAAGAATACCATGACGACAGCGGCCTTGCGTTACCTGTCACAGTTGCTCCTTATCAGGTGCATCTGGTGAGTCTGGTGAAGGATGAACAGGTGGGAGACACTATCTATGGCAGGCTCACGCACGCTGGGATCGAGGTTCTGTACGATGACCGCAAGGAATCAGCGGGTGTCAAGTTCGCTGATGCGGACCTGCTGGGGATGCCCATACGCATTACCGTGGGAAACCGTTCCCTTAAGGAAGGAAAGGTCGAGGTCAAGCTCCGTTCACAACCGGACGAAATACACACCTTCGACCTGGCCGACCTTGAGAAAGAAATCATCGCCTTGGCAGACAGCATGGAAAAGAACCTGAAGGAAAAAATCATCCACGCGGAACTGGAATAA
- a CDS encoding class II aldolase/adducin family protein — translation MSKSRIFEGKGTERSQEERMDYQRQRADVAACMTRLYEKGLTTTSGGNISLRLDADHFCITSSGKDKASLTSDDIAVVDFSGKNLTPHLTMSIENGIHRLVLRARPDMNAIVHAHSLYASAFSAIRPREGETCPVDTALIAESWFLLGNAGYVPYHKQGSEALAEAVAEASRTHDVMLMENHGVVAVGRTLIEAFDRIEVFENAARMTYITRTLAATGMPWHSISEEDRKELRP, via the coding sequence ATGAGCAAAAGCCGTATCTTTGAGGGGAAGGGAACAGAGCGTTCCCAGGAGGAAAGGATGGACTACCAGAGGCAGCGAGCCGATGTCGCGGCTTGCATGACCCGGCTGTATGAGAAGGGACTTACCACGACAAGCGGGGGAAACATCAGCCTGCGTCTGGACGCAGATCATTTCTGCATCACATCTTCCGGCAAGGACAAGGCGTCCCTGACATCAGATGATATCGCTGTCGTTGATTTTTCAGGGAAGAACCTTACTCCACACCTGACCATGAGCATTGAGAACGGCATTCACCGGCTTGTGCTTCGCGCCCGCCCGGACATGAATGCAATAGTCCATGCGCATTCCCTCTATGCATCCGCTTTCAGCGCCATCAGGCCGAGGGAAGGGGAGACATGTCCTGTTGATACCGCATTAATCGCGGAATCGTGGTTTTTGCTTGGAAACGCAGGATATGTGCCGTATCATAAGCAAGGTTCAGAAGCTCTGGCGGAAGCGGTGGCAGAGGCGTCGCGGACTCATGACGTGATGCTTATGGAGAACCACGGGGTGGTGGCTGTCGGACGGACGTTGATTGAAGCCTTTGACAGGATTGAAGTCTTCGAGAATGCCGCGCGGATGACCTATATCACACGGACGCTTGCTGCGACAGGAATGCCTTGGCATTCCATATCAGAAGAAGATCGTAAGGAGTTGAGGCCATAA
- a CDS encoding transketolase, whose product MTRLDDAAVKALTDKALELREMTIREIAALGNGHIGGSMSIMELLTYLYYHEMNNLDSKNPNRWDRDRLVCSKGHAGPAVYAVLASKGYFPVEWLETLNKGGTNLPSHCDMNKTPGIDFTTGSLGQGASAAVGIALGQKIQQLDGSYTYLIVGDGESQEGQVWEAAETAAQWKLGNLIAFTDFNRQQLDGYCEDIVSMNNIDTRWLGFNWHVQRINGHDFQQIAQAIAKAKEVTDRPSMIIMDTIKSQGYAPGVGIQSNHSMTVSKEDAEKAIKLLKAGYKGAQA is encoded by the coding sequence ATGACGAGGCTTGATGATGCTGCCGTCAAGGCTTTGACGGACAAGGCCCTTGAGTTGCGCGAAATGACTATTCGCGAGATAGCGGCCTTGGGCAATGGTCATATAGGCGGGAGCATGTCCATTATGGAGCTGCTTACCTACCTGTATTACCATGAGATGAATAACCTGGATTCAAAGAATCCCAATCGTTGGGACAGGGATCGCCTGGTCTGTTCCAAGGGTCATGCCGGTCCGGCAGTGTATGCTGTGCTGGCCAGCAAGGGATATTTCCCCGTGGAATGGCTTGAGACGCTCAACAAAGGTGGTACGAACCTGCCCAGTCACTGTGACATGAACAAGACTCCAGGAATTGACTTCACCACAGGTTCCCTCGGACAAGGCGCCAGTGCTGCGGTCGGCATAGCCTTGGGGCAGAAGATACAGCAGCTTGACGGTTCCTACACCTATCTGATTGTCGGTGATGGCGAAAGCCAGGAAGGCCAGGTATGGGAGGCCGCCGAGACTGCCGCCCAATGGAAGCTGGGCAATCTCATTGCTTTCACTGATTTCAACCGCCAACAGCTTGACGGCTATTGCGAGGACATTGTATCGATGAATAACATCGACACCCGCTGGCTTGGCTTCAATTGGCATGTGCAGAGGATTAACGGGCATGACTTCCAGCAGATTGCTCAGGCCATCGCGAAAGCGAAGGAAGTCACCGACCGTCCCAGTATGATTATCATGGATACCATCAAGAGTCAGGGGTATGCTCCCGGCGTGGGAATCCAGAGCAACCATAGCATGACGGTGAGCAAGGAAGACGCTGAAAAAGCGATAAAACTGCTGAAAGCAGGGTACAAGGGGGCACAGGCATGA
- a CDS encoding transketolase family protein, whose translation MTDVRAIPNMRDVIMAAIIDLARKHPDVVMLDADLASCLNSSSFGKEFSTRFFNCGIAEANMVGVAAGLASTGLVPFAHTFGCFASRRAYDQWFLSVGYARQTVHLIGTDPGITAQLNGGTHMPFEDIALMRQVPGISVIEPADAFSGYALTLKAYESGRSSYTRIRRKGVIHIYDENTKFELGKAIELKDGKDVAIIATGDIMVPGALEAAKILSSKGIKATVVDLHTVKPLDTILIEKVASRTGKVLVCENGRYAGGVGEAVAAHLARTVPVKMDFLNVGERYGEVGKLDYLAETFGFTPARIAELAEKLAKA comes from the coding sequence ATGACAGATGTACGCGCTATTCCGAACATGAGGGATGTCATCATGGCTGCCATCATCGATTTGGCACGCAAGCATCCCGATGTAGTGATGCTTGACGCTGACCTTGCGAGCTGCCTGAATTCTTCATCATTCGGGAAAGAGTTCAGCACGCGTTTCTTCAACTGTGGTATCGCCGAAGCCAACATGGTGGGCGTTGCTGCGGGCTTGGCCTCCACAGGTCTTGTTCCTTTTGCGCATACCTTCGGCTGTTTTGCCAGCCGCCGTGCTTATGACCAATGGTTCCTGTCCGTCGGCTATGCCCGGCAGACAGTCCATCTCATAGGAACCGACCCCGGCATCACTGCCCAGTTGAACGGCGGTACTCACATGCCGTTCGAGGACATCGCCCTGATGAGGCAGGTTCCTGGTATCAGCGTCATCGAGCCTGCGGATGCGTTCAGCGGGTATGCGTTGACCCTCAAGGCTTATGAATCCGGCAGGAGTTCCTATACCCGCATCCGGCGCAAGGGGGTCATCCATATTTATGACGAGAACACCAAGTTCGAGTTGGGCAAGGCCATCGAGCTGAAGGACGGCAAGGATGTCGCCATCATCGCGACCGGCGACATCATGGTGCCTGGCGCACTTGAAGCTGCCAAGATTCTGTCCTCCAAGGGTATAAAGGCGACTGTCGTTGACCTGCATACCGTCAAGCCGTTGGATACTATTCTTATTGAGAAGGTCGCTTCCCGTACTGGCAAGGTGCTGGTCTGTGAGAACGGACGCTATGCAGGTGGTGTTGGCGAAGCTGTCGCGGCTCATCTTGCGCGGACAGTTCCCGTCAAGATGGATTTTCTCAATGTCGGTGAACGTTATGGCGAGGTAGGCAAGCTGGATTATCTGGCCGAGACATTCGGCTTCACTCCTGCCCGCATAGCGGAACTGGCGGAGAAGCTGGCTAAGGCGTAA
- a CDS encoding Fic family protein, with product MHPVVLAAEVHIRFVGIHPFCDGNGRVSRLLTNTVLMQHKYLPMAVPQIRKHEYGRDLDIAHGDGNHLPFTEFIAEMTLMTHRDYMRMLRIPEPERERDIREIKA from the coding sequence TTGCATCCGGTCGTTCTGGCAGCAGAGGTACATATCAGGTTTGTCGGCATTCATCCATTTTGTGACGGTAATGGCAGGGTGTCCCGTCTTTTGACCAACACGGTTCTCATGCAACATAAGTATCTGCCCATGGCAGTCCCGCAAATCCGGAAACATGAATATGGCAGAGATCTGGATATTGCACATGGTGATGGTAATCATCTTCCGTTCACTGAATTCATTGCGGAAATGACTCTGATGACGCATAGGGACTATATGAGGATGTTGAGAATTCCAGAGCCTGAAAGAGAAAGGGATATCCGCGAAATCAAGGCATAA
- a CDS encoding OsmC family protein → MGTKNHVQAHFTPEHKEFTSGDGKKYEFEGTGPYDYLLGALSGCLYYTFKSLAEKFRLEWDDLRFEVNSEKRDETLQTLKEVHVDAVIRTSSDHATVTKCFETSTRYCSVFQTIGKVAEMHWSLNFAQ, encoded by the coding sequence ATGGGAACCAAGAATCATGTACAGGCGCATTTTACGCCAGAACATAAGGAATTTACGTCCGGCGACGGCAAGAAATATGAGTTCGAGGGGACGGGTCCTTATGATTATCTGCTGGGAGCGTTGAGTGGGTGTCTTTACTATACCTTCAAGTCTCTTGCGGAAAAATTCAGACTTGAGTGGGATGACTTGCGGTTCGAAGTGAACAGCGAGAAACGGGACGAAACGCTCCAAACATTGAAGGAAGTCCATGTGGATGCTGTCATCAGAACGTCTTCCGACCATGCCACCGTGACGAAATGCTTCGAGACATCGACCCGCTATTGTTCCGTCTTCCAGACGATCGGCAAGGTAGCCGAGATGCACTGGAGCCTGAATTTCGCTCAATAG